In one window of Paenarthrobacter nicotinovorans DNA:
- a CDS encoding ABC transporter permease → MPSNPITTEERTLPVTESKEHITSPSLKGNASDLRDLEAGLDNLQSDVGGKRGIDWKRVLLPVVALVVLILAWQFYVSLGLKRRDQVPGPLDVLNQLVVLWSEGKVQESVWTSLQRGLVGFLISVVVATPVGLLLAQVAPLRRAFGPLISGLQVLPSVAWVPAAIIWFGLTDATVYFVVLMGAIPSIINGLISGVDQIPPQYRSVGTVLGANRLQMALQIVLPAALPGYIGGLKQGWAFSWRSLMAAEIIAVGGTIGFGLGSLLDQGRALSDMAIVMAAILLILFVGILIELLVFGPIEKRLLQRRGLLAGSSR, encoded by the coding sequence ATGCCAAGTAACCCCATCACCACCGAAGAGCGGACCCTTCCCGTGACCGAATCCAAAGAACACATCACGTCGCCGTCGCTGAAGGGCAATGCCTCGGATCTCCGCGACCTCGAAGCAGGTTTGGACAACCTCCAGTCAGACGTCGGGGGCAAGCGAGGCATCGACTGGAAGCGTGTCCTCCTTCCCGTCGTGGCGCTGGTGGTCCTCATCCTCGCCTGGCAGTTCTACGTGTCGCTGGGCCTCAAGCGCCGAGACCAGGTTCCCGGTCCTCTTGATGTGCTCAACCAGCTTGTGGTCCTGTGGAGTGAGGGCAAGGTCCAGGAATCCGTGTGGACTTCGTTGCAGCGCGGCTTGGTTGGCTTCCTGATCTCGGTCGTCGTCGCCACGCCCGTGGGCTTGCTGCTTGCCCAGGTTGCGCCTCTGCGGCGTGCCTTCGGTCCGCTGATTTCCGGTCTTCAGGTGTTGCCGTCAGTGGCCTGGGTTCCCGCCGCCATCATCTGGTTCGGTTTGACGGACGCAACCGTGTACTTTGTGGTCCTCATGGGTGCCATCCCGTCCATCATCAACGGGCTCATCTCCGGCGTCGACCAGATCCCGCCGCAGTACCGCAGCGTTGGAACCGTCCTTGGTGCGAACCGGCTCCAGATGGCGCTGCAGATCGTCCTTCCCGCGGCCCTTCCCGGGTACATCGGTGGCTTGAAGCAAGGGTGGGCCTTCTCCTGGCGCTCACTGATGGCGGCTGAAATCATTGCTGTGGGTGGCACCATCGGCTTCGGCCTGGGCTCGCTCCTTGACCAGGGCCGCGCGTTGTCCGATATGGCTATCGTCATGGCCGCGATCCTGTTGATCCTGTTCGTGGGCATCCTGATCGAGCTCCTGGTGTTCGGGCCGATCGAGAAGCGCCTCCTGCAGCGCAGGGGTCTGCTGGCAGGCAGCTCGCGCTAA
- a CDS encoding ABC transporter ATP-binding protein, whose product MPVVLENLGKRFGDGAPVLDDVNATIAQGEFVALLGASGCGKSTLLNIMAGLEKPTSGALEVPSDGAAFMFQDASLFPWLTARGNIELALQLADKSSTKAGRRERANELLELVHLGGAGDKRPHELSGGMRQRVALARSLAQDRQLLLMDEPFAALDAITRDLLHDELERIWKETGRTIVFVTHNVREAVRLGQRVLLLSSRPGRVVAEWEVTEEHRTDAGRAGELTGVITRRLREEIRRHAK is encoded by the coding sequence ATGCCAGTCGTACTCGAGAACCTGGGCAAACGCTTCGGCGACGGCGCCCCGGTGCTGGACGACGTCAACGCCACCATCGCGCAGGGCGAGTTTGTCGCCCTCCTCGGCGCGTCCGGCTGCGGCAAGTCCACCCTGCTGAACATCATGGCGGGACTGGAGAAGCCGACGTCGGGCGCTCTTGAAGTACCCAGCGATGGTGCCGCCTTCATGTTCCAGGACGCGTCCTTGTTCCCGTGGTTGACCGCGCGGGGAAACATTGAGCTTGCGCTGCAGTTGGCCGACAAGTCCAGCACCAAGGCGGGACGTCGGGAACGTGCCAACGAACTGCTGGAACTCGTGCACTTGGGCGGCGCGGGGGACAAGCGTCCCCACGAGCTCTCCGGCGGCATGCGGCAGCGCGTGGCCTTGGCGCGTTCACTGGCACAGGACCGGCAACTGCTGCTGATGGACGAGCCTTTTGCCGCCTTGGACGCCATTACCCGGGACCTCCTCCACGATGAGCTTGAGCGCATCTGGAAGGAAACCGGCCGGACCATCGTGTTCGTGACCCACAACGTCCGTGAAGCCGTTCGCCTGGGCCAGCGCGTGCTGTTGCTTTCGTCGCGTCCGGGTCGTGTGGTGGCCGAATGGGAAGTCACCGAGGAACACCGGACCGACGCCGGCCGTGCCGGGGAGTTGACCGGTGTCATTACCCGACGCCTTCGCGAGGAGATCCGCCGCCATGCCAAGTAA